In Oryza brachyantha chromosome 2, ObraRS2, whole genome shotgun sequence, a single window of DNA contains:
- the LOC102717037 gene encoding uncharacterized protein LOC102717037 produces the protein MSAVVCGKRSSSIFADELIPSSPPSPSPPPHHHHPPSKRSRCSPARAFEEAAHRREALLHHLLSIFPCMDPQLLEKALEATGDDLDSAIKSLNKLCLESAVVGESDSVLPAALKLSAEGVVSNGHLDVLTENPPATENFQTNHHGSEWVELFVREMMSASDIDDARARASRALEALEKSIMERVGTEAVHNLHKENVMLKEQLTIHLRENAVLKRGVAIQHERQKEFDERTQEVHNLKQLVLQYQEQLKTLEINNYALRVHLKQAQQNNSMPGRFPPDVF, from the exons ATGTCTGCCGTAGTGTGCGGCAAGAGGTCCTCCTCCATCTTCGCCGACGAGCTCAtcccttcctcccctccctccccttctcctcctccccaccaccaccaccctcctTCCAAGCGCTCCCGCTGCTCCCCGGCCCGCGCCTTCGAAGAGGCAGCCCACCGCCGGGAGGCGCTCCTGCACCACCTCCTCTCCATCTTCCCCTGCATGGATCCCCAG TTACTTGAAAAAGCTCTTGAGGCAACTGGAGATGATTTAGATTCTGCTATAAAGAGTTTGAATAAGCTGTGCCTGGAATCAGCCGTGGTAGGTGAATCTGATAGCGTCCTGCCAGCAGCTCTTAAGTTATCGGCTGAAG GTGTTGTGAGTAATGGACATTTGGATGTGCTCACTGAAAACCCACCTGCTACTGAAAACTTTCAGACAAATCATCATGGTTCTGAATGGGTTGAGCTATTTGTTAGAGAGATGATGAGTGCATCAGACATTGATGATGCCCGGGCTCGTGCCTCAAGAGCTCTGGAGGCATTGGAAAAATCAATCATGGAGCGAGTAGGAACTGAAGCAGTGCATAATTTGCACAAG GAAAATGTGATGCTAAAGGAGCAACTGACAATACATCTGCGAGAGAATGCTGTTCTGAAAAGGGGGGTTGCTATCCAACATGAGCGCCAGAAAGAGTTTGATGAGAGGACCCAGGAGGTTCATAACCTGAAACAACTGGTTTTGCAGTATCAGGAACAGCTAAAAACTCTCGAG ATAAATAATTATGCACTCAGAGTGCATCTGAAGCAGGCTCAGCAGAACAATTCTATGCCTGGGCGTTTCCCACCTGATGTCTTTTAA